Proteins encoded in a region of the Triticum dicoccoides isolate Atlit2015 ecotype Zavitan chromosome 3A, WEW_v2.0, whole genome shotgun sequence genome:
- the LOC119268632 gene encoding fasciclin-like arabinogalactan protein 11, translating to MAARSGIVVVAAALLALVAVSQAQAPGPSATPAGPPNVTAILVKGGQYTTFMRLMKETQQDTQLNSQLNNSFNGNGYTVFAPTDNAFNNLKPGTLNSLTQQQQVSLVQAHILPQYYTMESFQTASNPVRTQASGEKEPITVNIVATNNQVNVTTGLVEVAVNNALSAVKPLAVYSVDKVLLPEALFGAKAPAPAPTASKGGKTKKGEAASGPAGSDDEATPTGAAGAKAVGWGVAGMAALLGYLL from the coding sequence ATGGCGGCGAGGAGCGGCATTGTCGTCGTCGCGGCGGCGCTCTTGGCCCTGGTGGCGGTGTCGCAGGCGCAGGCGCCGGGCCCCTCGGCGACGCCGGCCGGCCCGCCGAACGTGACGGCCATCCTGGTGAAGGGCGGGCAGTACACGACCTTCATGCGGCTGATGAAGGAGACGCAGCAGGACACGCAGCTCAACAGCCAGCTCAACAACTCCTTCAACGGCAACGGCTACACCGTGTTCGCGCCCACCGACAACGCCTTCAACAACCTCAAGCCCGGCACGCTCAACAGCCTCACCCAGCAGCAGCAGGTGTCGCTCGTCCAGGCCCACATCCTGCCCCAGTACTACACCATGGAGTCCTTCCAGACGGCCAGCAACCCCGTCCGcacccaggcctccggcgagaaggAGCCCATCACCGTCAACATCGTCGCCACCAACAACCAGGTCAACGTCACCACCGGCCTCGTCGAGGTCGCCGTCAACAACGCGCTCAGCGCCGTCAAGCCGCTCGCCGTCTACTCGGTCGACAAGGTGCTCCTGCCCGAGGCGCTGTTCGGGGCcaaggcgccggcgccggcgcccacCGCCTCCAAGGGGGGCAAGACCAAGAAGGGTGAGGCCGCCTCCGGGCCGGCCGGGTCAGACGACGAAGCCACGCCCACGGGCGCCGCGGGCGCCAAGGCCGTCGGTTGGGGCGTGGCTGGCATGGCCGCTCTTCTTGGCTACCTCTTGTGA